A single region of the Epinephelus moara isolate mb chromosome 16, YSFRI_EMoa_1.0, whole genome shotgun sequence genome encodes:
- the tlr9 gene encoding toll-like receptor 9: protein MAMLKSILILCQFLPLVMTINTIFFPCDTDKNTTEVDCSDRSLKRVPSIKSTTVESLDLSRTKIQYVGVRAFSGVPNLHTLKMIGNCQPGQLRSLEDRLCKLEIHHDAFKCLSKLNFLNLSGNSLISIPQLPENLTVLDLRNNRIFQINQPLNTPHLKELYLTKNCFYANPCGQSFYIDESVFRELSELKSLTLGYNNFTAIPKGLPLSLERLDLRENTITEVLDGAFANLTLLKYLNLEWNCQRCDHAARPCFPCPKNKPLQLHSNSFCAENSSITFLSLRGNSLRTFPTGIFQPLKNLKGLDLSDNLLAHALHNGTFFAELEGLTWISLIYNYEPLTTFPKLRLSPHIGKMTHLRYLLLSGNFFHELSSESFNTLSKLQNLRTLELRMNFINTFNLTSLKRLPFLTDIDLSQNMLNFLPCCSGPSAEFVAQESCQNQNLFTHDFSNPHVMSIDRKATSGNDIWESNQSNRLEMGEDNVLQFKSLLDFKNNFCSRKLTFDLSQNDILSLNKEVFVGMEDVVCLDLSFNYMSQALKGGLFASMKKLVFLNLSYNRLDFYYREAFSELNSTLKVLDVGNNEFHFKMKGMGHRFEFLQNLTNLEVLSLANNNIGVRIDQQLISGSLKYLYFYGNNLDIMWMSDNNRYTQFFQNLTALTYLDISDNNLMSISPEVFCNFPESLETLIISDNQLKYFPWQNISVLSNLCHLNLSQNKLYYLPNKVIGFGANFSLLDLSHNRFSVIPEMFFSKAESLRYLYLSHNQIKVLSRQFLPAPFKDGSALQKLTLHANPFKCDCNTSWFADFLRNTSIQIPYLTTHIHCDYPESQQGVSILSMDQHSCQDIYGSLAFLICSFLAVTFTVLPLLKHLYGWDLWYCLQVLWAGHKGYSQLAGSDSQHHYDAFVVFDTSNQAVRDWVYNELTVNLENSGHRRFCLCLEERDWVPGVSCIDNLHNAVYSSVKTVFVLSSGATGGETVNGVIRQAFFMVQQRLLDEKVDAAMLVLLDEMFPKLKYLQLRKRLCKKSVLSWPRNPRAQPLFWNRMRMALSSDNLKFYDNNMSESFI from the exons ATG gctATGCTGAAAAGTATCCTCATCCTTTGCCAGTTTCTGCCATTAGTGATGACCATAAATACCATCTTTTTTCCATGTGACACTGATAAGAATACCACCGAAGTAGACTGTTCCGACAGATCACTCAAGCGTGTCCCCTCCATCAAGTCTACCACAGTAGAGTCACTCGATTTAAGTCGAACAAAGATCCAGTATGTGGGAGTACGTGCTTTCTCAGGCGTCCCAAACCTTCACACTCTGAAAATGATAGGGAATTGTCAACCGGGTCAGCTGAGATCTTTGGAGGACCGCTTATGCAAACTGGAGATACATCATGATGCATTCAAGTGTCTATCAAAGCTGAATTTTTTGAATCTGTCAGGAAACAGCCTCATCTCTATTCCTCAGTTACCTGAAAACCTGACGGTCCTTGACCTACGGAATAATCGCATCTTCCAAATTAACCAGCCTTTAAACACTCCTCACCTCAAAGAGCTCTACCTCACCAAGAACTGCTTTTATGCAAACCCTTGCGGCCAGTCCTTTTACATCGACGAGAGCGTTTTCAGAGAGCTCTCTGAACTCAAAAGCCTTACCTTAGGGTATAATAATTTCACAGCTATCCCTAAAGGGTTGCCACTCTCACTGGAACGTTTGGATTTAAGAGAGAATACAATCACAGAGGTCTTGGATGGAGCATTTGCCAACTTGACTCTCCTCAAGTATTTGAATTTGGAGTGGAATTGCCAGCGTTGTGACCATGCAGCCAGGCCCTGCTTTCCTTGCCCAAAAAATAAACCCCTACAACTACATTCAAACTCATTCTGTGCTGAGAACAGCTCAATCACCTTCCTAAGCTTGAGAGGAAACTCTCTGAGAACATTTCCAACGGGTATTTTCCAACCTTTAAAGAATTTAAAGGGTTTGGACCTCTCTGACAACCTCCTGGCACATGCTTTGCATAATGGCACCTTCTTTGCAGAGCTGGAAGGTCTCACTTGGATTAGCCTTATCTATAACTACGAACCATTGACGACATTTCCGAAACTGAGACTCTCCCCACATATTGGCAAAATGACTCATCTTCGTTATCTTCTTCTAAGTGGTAACTTTTTCCATGAGCTCTCCAGCGAGAGCTTCAATACTTTGTCCAAACTTCAGAACCTAAGGACACTAGAACTAAGAATGAATTTCATCAATACTTTTAACTTGACATCTCTGAAACGGTTACCGTTTCTTACTGATATTGACCTCTCCCAAAACATGCTTAATTTCCTTCCGTGCTGCTCGGGTCCGTCAGCTGAGTTTGTGGCACAGGAAAGCTGTCAGAACCAGAACTTGTTTACACATGATTTTTCTAACCCACACGTTATGTCAATAGATCGAAAAGCTACATCTGGTAATGATATCTGGGAATCCAACCAATCAAACAGGCTGGAAATGGGGGAGGACAATGTGTTACAATTTAAATCATTATTGGACTTTAAAAACAATTTCTGCAGCCGTAAACTTACATTTGACCTGTCTCAAAATGACATTCTGTCTCTAAACAAAGAGGTGTTTGTAGGCATGGAAGATGTTGTTTGTTTAGACCTTTCCTTCAATTACATGAGCCAGGCATTAAAGGGTGGTCTGTTTGCTAGCATGAAAAAATTAGTTTTTCTTAATTTGTCATACAATAGACTTGATTTTTATTATAGAGAAGCTTTCAGTGAGCTTAATTCCACTCTGAAAGTTTTAGACGTTGGCAACAATgaatttcactttaaaatgaaGGGCATGGGTCATCGATTTGAGTTCCTTCAAAATCTGACAAACCTGGAAGTTCTCAGCCTggcaaacaacaacattggggTGCGAATAGATCAACAGTTGATCAGCGGCTCTCTGAAGTACCTCTACTTCTATGGGAATAACCTGGACATCATGTGGATGTCTGATAACAACAGGTACACTCAGTTCTTCCAAAACCTGACAGCCCTCACCTACCTTGACATCTCTGACAATAATCTGATGTCAATCTCACCAGAAGTGTTTTGCAACTTCCCAGAAAGCCTTGAGACCCTTATTATCAGCGACAATCAGCTGAAGTATTTCCCGTGGCAAAACATCTCAGTGCTTAGCAATTTATGTCATCTGAATCTCAGTCAAAACAAACTCTATTACTTGCCTAATAAGGTCATAGGATTTGGAGCAAATTTTTCTCTCTTGGACCTCAGTCACAATCGCTTTAGTGTTATTCCTGAGATGTTCTTCAGTAAGGCGGAATCCCTACGGTACCTGTATCTCAGCCACAATCAGATCAAAGTATTAAGCCGTCAGTTTCTCCCTGCCCCCTTTAAAGATGGTAGTGCCCTGCAGAAACTCACCCTGCATGCCAACCCCTTTAAATGCGACTGTAATACATCTTGGTTTGCGGACTTTCTGCGTAATACTTCGATACAGATTCCTTATCTCACCACACATATACACTGTGATTACCCAGAGTCCCAGCAGGGCGTGAGCATACTGTCTATGGACCAGCATTCCTGCCAGGACATATATGGTAGCTTAGCGTTCCTCATCTGTTCCTTCTTGGCTGTGACGTTCACTGTTCTGCCCCTACTGAAGCATCTCTACGGCTGGGATCTGTGGTATTGCTTACAGGTACTTTGGGCAGGACATAAGGGCTACTCACAGCTGGCTGGTAGTGATTCGCAACACCACTATGATGcttttgtggtgtttgacaCCAGTAACCAGGCTGTGAGGGACTGGGTCTACAATGAGTTAACTGTCAATCTGGAGAATTCAGGGCACAGGAGGTTTTGTCTCTGTTTGGAGGAGAGGGACTGGGTTCCTGGGGTCTCATGTATCGACAATCTGCATAACGCCGTGTACAGCAGTGTGAAGACGGTGTTTGTGCTGTCCAGCGGTGCCACCGGTGGTGAGACAGTGAACGGTGTGATCCGTCAGGCTTTCTTCATGGTGCAGCAGCGACTTCTGGACGAGAAG GTGGATGCAGCTATGCTGGTTCTTTTGGATGAGATGTTTCCCAAACTGAAGTACCTACAGCTGAGGAAACGGCTGTGCAAAAAGTCTGTGTTGTCCTGGCCGAGAAACCCAAGGGCCCAACCCCTTTTCTGGAACCGAATGAGAATGGCATTGTCATCAGATAACCTCAAATTCTATGACAATAACATGAGTGAAAGTTTCATCTGA